The proteins below come from a single Vibrio cyclitrophicus genomic window:
- a CDS encoding carboxymuconolactone decarboxylase family protein, with product MNQSRFETGLERLNHIDGEAGQQVIESLQDICPDLAKYTIEYPFGDVYSRTGLDLKSREIATVAALTALGNCAPQLKVHLNAALNVGCSEEEIKEVILQMSVYAGFPSALNGMFAFKEVLAERNTA from the coding sequence ATGAATCAATCACGTTTTGAAACTGGCTTAGAAAGGCTTAATCATATCGACGGAGAAGCAGGGCAACAGGTTATCGAAAGCCTGCAAGATATCTGTCCTGATCTTGCCAAATATACTATCGAGTATCCCTTTGGTGACGTCTATTCACGCACCGGTTTGGATTTGAAATCGCGAGAGATTGCGACCGTGGCAGCTCTCACTGCACTTGGCAATTGTGCGCCTCAGCTTAAGGTACATTTGAATGCAGCACTCAATGTTGGATGTAGCGAGGAAGAGATCAAAGAAGTGATATTGCAGATGTCGGTCTATGCGGGATTCCCTTCGGCACTCAATGGCATGTTTGCTTTCAAGGAAGTGCTTGCTGAAAGAAACACAGCCTAA